The genomic window ACCCAACGCGGAATTAAAATTCCATCGTCATCATCTGTTAAACCCGTAAAAATCTCGTAAGGTCTATTATCAACCAAACCAACAAAAGCAATCCATTTTTCTTTTTGATTTTGAAAACGAACCACATCTGCTTCTAAAGTTTGCGGGCGCTTTTTCGAAAAATTATTTTCTTTTGTTTTACCATCCTTATTCTCTTCCGCAGAAATTAATACTCCAGAACGCGAACCATCTCTATAAACAGTAACTCCCTTACAACCAACTTCCCACGCTTTTAAATATAATTCTCCAACTAATTCTTCTGTAACATCATTGGGTAAATTAACGGTAACACTAATAGAATGATCTACCCATTTCTGGATAGCGCCTTGCATTCTTACTTTACTATCCCAATCAATATCATTAGAGGTTGCTTTATAATATGGAGATTGTTTTACCAATTCATTTAACTCCTCTTGTGTGAAATTCTGTGAAGAATCTATATTATTGACTTCCATCCATTGTTTAAAACGATGATGAAAAACAATATATTCTTCCCAAGAATCGCCTACCTCATCTACAAAATCAATATGCGCATTTTTATCGCTTGGATTCACCTTTTTTCTACGCTTATAAACAGGCATGAATACAGGCTCTATTCCAGATGAAGTTTGCGTCATTAAACTAGTGGTACCTGTAGGTGCAATGGTTAGCAAAGCAATATTTCTACGTCCATGCTCTAACATATCATAGTACAATTTACTATCCGCTTCTTTTATTCTTAAAATAAATGGATTATCCTTTTCTCTGTCTGCATCAAAAATAGAAAACGCGCCTCTTTCTTTAGCTAAGTTTACAGATGCTCTATAGGTTTCCACTCCTAATACTTTATGTACTTCCGTAGAAAAACTATTTCCTTCTTCACTTCCATATCGAATTCCTAAAGCTGCTAACATATCTCCTTCTGCAGTGATGCCTATTCCAGTTCTTCTACCTTCGTAAGCTTTTTTTCTAATATTTAACCATAAATTTTTCTCGGTTAATTTTACATCATCCTGTTCAGGATCGGCATTAATTTTAGCTAAAATTCCATCAATTTTCTCTAACTCTAAATCAATGATATCGTCCATCATTCTTTGAGCAATAACAATATGTTTTTTGAATAATTTAAAGTTAAAAACCGCTTTTTTAGTAAATGGGTTTTCAACATAAGAAAACAAATTTATAGCCAATAATCTACAAGAATCATATGGACATAAAGGAATCTCGCCACAAGGATTTGTAGAAACTGTTTTATACCCTAAATCGGCATAACAATCTGGCACAGATTCGTTGATAATAGTATCCCAAAATAAAATCCCTGGTTCGGCAGATTTCCATGCATTATGCACAATCTTCTTCCATATTTTTGTGGCCTCAATTTCTTTTGTATAAATAGGGTTTTCACTAAATGTTGGATATTTTTGTATGTAGCTTTCATTGGCTTTTACAGCTTTCATAAACGCATCATCAATTCTAACAGAAACATTTGCACCTGTAACCTTTCCTTGTTCTAGTTTTGCATTAATAAAATCTTCTGCATCTGGGTGATTTATAGAAACCGACAACATCAAGGCTCCTCTTCTTCCATCTTGCGCAACTTCTCTTGTAGAATTTGAATACCGTTCCATAAAAGGAACAATTCCTGTTGATGTTAATGCTGAATTTTTTACAGGAGAACCCTTCGGGCGAATATGAGATAAATCGTGACCAACACCACCTCTCCGTTTCATTAACTGGACTTGCTCTTGGTCTATTTTCATGATTCCTCCATAAGAATCCGACTCACCATTGTTACCTATTACAAAACAATTAGACAAAGATGCAATTTGAAAAGGATTTCCAATTCCTGCCATTGGGCTTCCTTGTGGTACTATATATTTGAAATTCTTAATGACTTCAAATATTTCTGATTCGGTTAATGGGTTTTCATATTTCTGCTCTACTCTTGCAATTTCCGAAGCAATTCGTTTATGCATTTCATTAGGAGTACTTTCATAAATATTATCGGCGGAATCTTTTAATGCATATTTATTTAGCCATACACTAGCAGCTAATTCATCGCCTTTAAAATAGTTAAGAGCAGCTTTTAAAGCCTCATCTCTGGAATATGTTTTTTGAGGAGTGAGTACAGTTTTGGATTTCATTATATTGAAGAAGATTTAAATTGATTTTTGAAAAAATAAATATCTTCAAAAACAACAACTTAAAAGATGATAAATATCATGAAGTTTTCAGTAAAAAAACATAATAAATTCATTTTAAAGCATTTAAAAAGTTATAAACACTAAAAAGTTAACAAATAATTTAAATTATAAAAACTTAAAACCTTTTATACTTTATTATTAAAAGCTCACAAAACCTTTAAATACACATCATTATCCGTTTCAAAAAACAGAGACAGAACCTATCTTTTAGAAGAGGTAAAAAACAACTTCTATATTTTAGTTAGAATTATTTAGCTGATTAAAAAAGCTTGTATATTGATTATTATTAGGATATAGTTGCACTAACTTAGAAGCTATATTTTTAGCTTTATCTTTTTGATGTCCTTTATTATATATATAAGCTAACACATACAATAAGCTCTCATTATTAGAATCAAGCTTTAAACCTTTAGCAGCTATTATTTCTGCCTGTTTTAAATTATTTATTTTATCATAAAGCAGACTTAAATTATAGTAAAACCTAATATTTTCTGGTCCAAATTTAATAGCAAGGTGCATTTGTTTTATTGCTTCATCTATTCTATTTAATTCAGCTAATAAAAGTGAATATGAATAATAGGTTTGGGCATATTCTGGTTCTAATTCAATAACTTTTTTATAAGCCGCTTCCGTTTTTATAAAGTCACCATCTCTATAGTATAAATTAGCAAGATTTGTTCTTATAATATTATTAATATAATCAATTTCTAAAGCACTTTCATAACATTTAATTCCTGCTTTTAAATCGCCTTTCTTTAAATAATAATCACCTTTTTTTATTCGTCCTCCCACAAAATCTAAAGTCATATTTAATTGCGTTTCAAATTCTTTTTTCACTTTCTTAAAAACCGCTTTATAATCTTCAGGTATTTGAATTTCATCCAAATAACCCAACGCAAAAAAAGCTTTAACTCTTACAGATCGTTTTTCATCCTTTAGCATAGGAAGCAAGTAACTTACGTAATCATTAGAGTTCATATTACTAATAACATCTAAAGTAGCTGCTCTTACTAATGGTGAATCATCATCTAAAAAACTAATAAGATCATTAACCGCATCGGCATCATAATAATTTCTAAGTCCGCTAACAGCAGAAGCTCTCGCCATATCTGGATATACAGAATCTTTAGCTAATTCCAACAGGTTATTTAACCCATTTTCATCGCCCAATAAGCCAGGCGCTAGAAGCTCGGAGAAATGTTTATAATCTGGCTCACCATACTGTTTTTTAAAATTTTCCCACGCCCACTCATTATCTTTATCCTGGTGACATTGGATACAAGCATTTGGTGTTCCATATTTTATACTTAAATCTGGTCTTGGAATTCTAAAACTATGATCTCTTCTAAAATCATTTCCCATATAATATTTACCCGTCATGTGGCAATTAATACACTGAGCGCCTTCTGTATTTTTATCGTGAAAATGATGTTCAGGCGTATCATATGTATCAGGAACGTGACATTGCGCACATAATAAGTTACCTTCAAACTTAAGCTTGTATGAATGTGAATCGTGACAATTAATACAAGTAACCCCATTATGATACATTTTACTTTGCACAAAAGAGCCATACACATAATCCTCATCTAAAATTTGTCCGTCGGGATGATAGGTATTTAAATTAATCAACTCAGGAAAATAATGATCCAACATAGTACCTTCAAAATTAAAATAATCAGAAATTTGTTCTCGTCTCATGTGGCACCTCGCACATTGATCTACCAAATCTTGTGAATCTGTTCCAACAGCCATTTTTAAATCTCCCGAAAACTTATAGTCTTTTCCTTTTAAATTAGCTTGCTCTACATGCGTTTTACCTGGCCCATGACAAGCTTCACAACTTACATTAATAATGGCATATTTGGTATCATAACTATCAGATTCAAAATCATAATTTTTTCTAACATTTGTGGAATGACAGTCTGAACACATAGTATTCCAATTTAAACCACCTCTAGACCAATGCAACCATTCTGAATGTACCACTTTAAAATCGGGATATAAATCAAACCATTTACCTTTTTCAGTATCCCAAGCCGTTCTTAAACATTGATAATGTCCGTTTGGAAATTGCACAATATATTGCTGTAAAGGTTTTATTCCGAAGGTGTACACAATTTTGTAATCTTCATAAGTGCCCTCTGGCCCTTCGGTATTCACATAAAAATCGTCTCCTTTTTTATAAAAGTGAGAAGTTATCCCTTGACTTGTAAATTTCACATTATTAAAATCGGCCAAAATACTAGAATCTGAAACCTCTTGCATGGCTTTATCATGATCGGACCCTTGCCATAATTTAAATTGATCTGCATGACATTCCTTGCAGGTTTGATCTCCTAAAAAATGATTATCTGGAATTTGTTCTGTGGAAGCAAAAACATTATCAGTTTTGTTAGAAGTAGGCACATACTTAGATTCTTCTTTGCAAGAAAAAAGAGCAAACACCATAAATAAAATAACAATTGTTGTATTTGGAAGTTTCAATATTATGAGATTTTAAGTGTTAAAAATAACTAATTTTTATAACCCAAAATCTAACTATTATCATGTTTTACATGAATATTTTTATAACCTTAATTTTATAAGTGAACAAAAGCCTTCTTCCTAGCATCTAAGCAAGTAAATCTGCAAAAAAGCAAAATTTTCATCAAAGTAAATATAAACTGTAATAATTAATCTTAAAGTAAACTTTTGAGTCCTATTTTATTTCTTAACTTGTGTTTTTATTAAAAACAGGAACAAATTTCTTCGGATTTTTATTAATTAACCATAACGCAAATTCGACTTAAAACAACACAATGAAATCACCAAATCATATAATGCTTAATGGATATAAGCACATTTCTTTTGAGTCAGAAATATTTTCAGAGATTGAATTAACTGAAAAAAGTAAAACATTCTATAACTGGTTAGATAAAAGAAGATCCATAAGAGATTTTTCAGACACACCTGTTCCTAAACAAGTTATTGAAAACCTTATTAAAAGCGCATCTACAGCGCCATCTGGAGCTCACAAACAACCCTGGACATTTTGCGCTATTTCTAACCCATTGTTAAAAACCAAAATTCGAAAAGCAGCCGAAATTGAAGAACAAGAAAGTTATACAAGTAGAATGAGCGAACGTTGGAAAAAAGATTTAGCACCTCTAGCTACAGATATGAACAAACCTTTTTTAGAGACAGCTCCTTGGTTAATTGTTGCGTTTAAAAAGGCTTATGAATTAGATGAAAACGGAGAAAAAAACAACAATTACTATGTAAGTGAATCTGTAGGTATAGCCTGCGGAATGTTAATTTCGGCTATTCATAATGCAGGTTTAGTAACTTTAACGCACACACCTAGCCCAATGAATTTTTTATCAAAGCTCCTTAACAGACCAAGTAATGAAAGAGCTTTTTTATTACTTCCGGTAGGCTACCCAAAGTTTCCAACCTACGTACCCGATTTAAAAAGAAAAGATTTAGATGAAATTTCTGCTTTTTATGAATAGAAAAGCTAATCCAAAATATACGAAGCGCATAAGTCTCTTTTTAAATTAAAAAGGATATCCAATAGCAAAGTTAAGTACAGATGCATCTGTATTAAAATCTAATCGTTCACCTTCTGGTAATGAAGGATCGTGGAATGGTGCAGCCAAATCTAGTCTTATTACAAAACCTTGTACATCAATACGCATTCCTACTCCCGCGCCCATACCTAGTTCGCTTAAAAAACTACTAGAAAATGTATCGTTATCAATATCTGGATTATCTACAGAGTTCCATACATTTCCTGCATCGACAAAGACAGCTCCTTTTACAAACCCAAAAACAGGAAACCTATATTCTGCATTTGCTTCAAGCCTAATATTTCCCGACTGATCAAAATAAGAATCACTATCGGTTAAAGTTCCATCAAATGTTCCTGGCCCTAAAGACCGACTATTAAATGCTCGCACACTGTAAGGCCCTCCAGAGTAGTATTGTTTAGTAAACGGCAATACATCGCTATTCCCATAGGCATAACCATAACCTGCAAAAAGTCTCGCTGCAATTTTTTGGTCTTTCCCAAAATTAAAGTGATACCGCATATCAACATCCGCTTTGGCGTATTGCGCATATTCAGCATTTAAAAAAGTTTTAGGTTCTCCCGGTGTTTCTTCTTTTCCGAATAAGCTAAGCGAGTTCCCTGCAACATCTAAAAGTGCATTCAAATAAAACTGATGCTTTTTATTAGCATCCACCATTTCGTTATAGGTAAAAGAATATGTTAAACCAGAAATGAACTGTTGCTCAAAACTACTCTGTAAAAAAGTGTTTTCATCTAAAATCGTTTCAAACTCCTCTGTTGTATTTGAAAGCCTTGTATAATTTACCGATATAGGATTAATCTTGTGTGTTACATAACGATTTGCATCCCAAACATAACCAAAAGTTGCCGTACCAGATAGCAAGGTATATAACTGGCTTCGACTTAGATAATCAATAGAAAGTCCCATTTTTGTTTTTGGAATTTCATATTTAAAAAAGTTAGTATTAATTTTAATAGGAAAAAGAACTCTAGGAAAAAATAGTTCTGCTCCCAAGCCTAATTCAAGACTTGTTAACCCGCTTTGGTTACCTCCCGAAATTTGAGTTTCATAACCCGTTTTTGCTGTAATATTAAGTGTTTCTCCTCCTTGATATAGATTTCGGTTTGTAAAAGTGAGTCCTAAAGCTGGTCCCGCAAAATTATTCGATTTTGTTACTGCCTGTAACTCCGCTCTAACTGCACGCTTATTCAATGGAGATAAATATATACTAGCTTCTAATTTACCTATACTATCTTGCTCCGTATTATCTATTTCTTTGTATTGAATATTAATAAATTTATACGAACCAATTGTTGCAAGTCGTCTTGCTGTATTTTTTGAAGCCACAGGATCGTAAAGCGCATCTGCTTTTATTGTAATAAAAGGATCTAAATATTTTGGTTTAAAAAACAACTCATCACTTATATAATTTTTATTATTGAACACTACAGTCTCTAATTGCAGGCTATCTTGTTGTAAATCGTAATTAGTATAAACATTTATCTTTGTAACCATATATGGCACTATTGCTTTTTTAGGCACATCCTTTTTAAGCGTTAAAAACAAATCAAAACGCTTATTCTTATACTGACTAGTATCGGCTTCGAAAATCAAAAAACTAGGATTAAAATTATAATACCCCCTCTTTTTGAGTTCCTCATCAATGCGTTCTCTTTCTAGCTTCATACCAGCTAGATTAAAACGCATACCTTTTTCAAATTTGCTAGTCCCTACTATTGTTTTTATTTCATTTTGAAGTAGAGATGGTAATGAATCTATTTGATAAGTTTCCATTTCGTAAGATTGCTTTACGGTAACGCTATAGTCTACTTTCGCTGTTCTTTGCTTCTCGTTATCTATAAATTTCGAGTCTGTTTTACTATAGAAAAACCCACGATTATTTAATCTGTTTTGCAATAATTCTTCAATCTCATATTTCTCTATATCGCTTTTGTAAATTGGTTTTTCACCTAGCTGCTTATACATAAATTTATTAAAAAAGCCTGGAGTGGAATCTTGTACTTTATAATAATAAAAAAGCCCTGGATACATTCCTAAAAATTCACTATTAGCTTCTGGCAATAGCACATCTTCCAAGGCTACTTTTAATTCAGGTTTATTTTTAACGGGAAGAGAATCATTATCATCTGTAACTGTAACCTCGTATCCATCAAATAAAAATTCGTCTTTAGGTATATATTTTTTAACACTACATGCTTGTATCAGCAAAAATAGAACTAAGCAAAAAATACTGCTGTATATGGTTTTTAAATTGGCCAATAGTTATTCTTTAATGGTTTTGTTATTTTCTGGTGTTGGAGTTTCTTTAATCGTATCTCCCAATGCGTTATTTAATTTCTCCTCAGCCTCTTTTTCTTTCAACTTCTTAGCCTCTTCCTTCTTAGATTTTGACCGTAGCATATCATCCCAAAGATCCTTAAACTGATTAAATTCTTGTGTAAATATTAACGCAATACCACTAACAATAGTCTGCCCATCAATAACGTTCTCATATTCATTTCTTCGGAAACCTTTTAAACGATATCGACCATTTTCTGTCAATAAATATTCTAAACTCACATTTCCAACAAGAGGTGTTGTTTCTGTAGAAGAACTACTGCCTTCCAAATCTACAGCACTTCCTACTCTTACAATTAACCTATCATCAAACAGCTTTTTTTGTGCGGCAATATCTAATTGAGTTCGTTCTTCCGGGCTATCACCTTGATAATCTGTATAACTATCTAACCCAAAATCCAATTCCAAACCTGTATCACCTAATAGTTTATCACTAAACACATTAAGTTGGTCTGCCAAGGCATCATTAATATTATCACGTGCTATGCTGGCAACACCACCATTACTACCATCACTTCCTGCTTCAGGATAAAATCTATTAAGCACTAATAAAGAGAAAATTTGTTTATTAAGTTCTGCTTCATCGCTGTTTAATTCTTGCACTTTGCCATAAACTAACCCACTTATAGCGCCCTGTTCATCTTCCGGCATATCCAAATTAAAATTAATCACGGGGGCTGTTAATTCTCCATCTATATTTAAATAGACTTCAAAAGGTAAAACTTGTTTAAAACGCTGACTCACGCTAGGATCGGATCCAGAAGTCACCGAAGCCATTAAAGACGATGCCGATGCATCTACATTATACAATGCTTTTACATCTAGATCAGCATCAAAAGGATCTCCCGACCAAGTTATTTTACTACCCGATACCAATTCAAATTTTCGGTTTACTAGATTATAAAGATTCATTTCGTAATGACCTCCAGCAGCGGTATAAATTCCCGAAAGGGTCATGTTTCCGTTAGGATTAATTCTAAAATCAAAATCACCATCACCATACACTTGAAAGTTATCTCCTGTATTTTCATCAATTATAATATTGACTTTTGCATTCTTCCCTACTTTAATTTTTGCCGCAATATCAAAACCTGATACTGTAGCTGTTTCCTCTTGCGTTCGCGTTAATATCGCATCAGGATTTTTACGATTTACAAAAATTACAACACCTTCCCTACTTTCTAGATTTACGGCTGTTGACGGCAGAACGTATGTTATATCCGTATTTTCATCAATAGAAGCCGTTACATTTACTTTTGGAATTTGCAAATCTCCTTTTATTGTAATATCAGCATTAATAGTAGCTTGCCCATAAACTAACTCATTGTCTTTCTTGCTAGCATTTAGCATCTGAAAATTATCTGCTTTAACCTCCAAATTAAAAGTAGGATTTAAAAAACGCTCTGTTCCCACTTCCCCATTAACCATAAAGGTATTGTTCTTAGCATCGCGCACCGTAAAAGTATCCATACGCAAACCTTCATTATTGATAACAATAGACTCATTGATTAATTTAAAAGGAGCATTCAGCTTTTTAACTGTTAAAGCAGCATTATCAAATGTAATTTCGCCATCGTATTTAGGAGCTGCAAGTGTACCTTCTACATTAAAATTCCCTCGTAATGTTCCGCTTGTCTTTGTCAGTTCTCCTAAAGAAAACCCTTCAAGCGCTTTCATATTTATTCTATTAAGTGCAAGATCTAAATTAAGTTCTGCATCTTCTTTGCTAGCTTTGTAATCTCCAATTAAATCAAGATCTACTTCTGCGCCTTTAATAGCTGCATTAAAATTATATGCCGAGCCACCAAGAGATTTGGCATCTAACGTTAGTGTTCCCATTTCAACATCAAGTAAGTTTAATTGCTTGATGGTAAGATCGGCAATTATACCAGTTGCTCCAAAAGGATCTTCTACAATAAAATTACCCGAGAGTTTCCCCTTTGCAAACTTTTCCTCTGGATTTAAATAGTTTAAAAATTCGCTAAGTTTAAAATCCTGAAAATTTACTGCAATATGTTCTTTTGAAATAGAAGCTATATCATCTTTAAAAGAAACAGATTGTGTATTTCTGCTGAAATTAAAATCATTGAAATCTAAAGAATAGTCATCATTAAGCTTATTAAAAATAATTTCGTTAGTTTCAGGTGTGTTCCATTGTTTTTTCTGAATGACTAAATCTTCAGGTATTATATGAAATCTTAAACGCTCCCTATTCCCAGTAATCTGAGATTTTATTTGTATTAAGGTTGAATCATTTTGAAATGCCTCAAAACCCAAATCCAACTCGTTATTTACTTGATTCCCTGTAATTAAAGTCCGCTGAATATCCACAGGCCCAGCTTTAATATTTTTAAAACCAAAGTTGAAGATAAATTTATCTTTATCCGTATCCATAGAAAAACTAAGACTATCTATTTTATTTCCACTATAGTTAATTAATGGTGCCGTAATATTTGCTTGTAATTTCCTCAAATTCTCATCAAAATCTACAGCAATATTAACCGTATCTAGTTCCTCAATATTTACTAAAAACACTTCTTTTAGCAAAGGCGCTTCACTTATGGCTCCTCTTATTTTTAATTTTACAGCATTTTTAACCGTATCCTTTATAATGGTATCTCTATAAAAATAGCTAGATACGTGATTTTGCAAAGCAGTAGAAAACGTTTCTGGATCTGTGTTAGATTCCAATTCAAAATCTACAATTCTATTTTTTACTGAAAACGCAGTAGAATCTTTACGCACACGAGCTTTGGCATTTAAATCGCCTACTAAATATGTTTTATTATCATAAACTACTCGTCCATTTTCTAACAATGCAGAAGCATTATAGCCATCTCTATTCTTTTTAAAATTAGCCGTTAAAATCAGCGCTGTTCTAACATCTCTTTGCATTAATCCTAAAGCTTGTAAATCGGCACCAATAAGGTTGAGTTTTACATTGGCCTCCGTTGCAATAGAATCCAATACTACAGACGCTTCTATACTTCCGTTTATATTTTCATCTTTGTAGTTCGATGTTATTGTCCCGTTACCATTGCTTAAAATTCCATTTAATTTTAAATCCTTAATCTCGTAATTATTAAAAGCAAAAGAGCTAATAGTAGCATCTACAACCGCATCTAATTCATTAGTAGATCTCCCTGCGCCTTTAGCATTAATACTTAGACTTAAATTACCCAACTGCTCATTTTGTAAAAGTTGCCCCATTGCGTAATTATCTATACCTAATACGGCATTAAAAGCAATACGTTCGTTATTTTTAAATGTTCCTTTTACGGTTGCAACGCCATGTGTGGTTTTTAACTTGGCATTCGCAAACATATTGGATGGAGAACCTTTTACCTCAGCTAATAACTCCACATTTTTAGGTAAAGAAATACCCAATTCCTTTTCATTTACAAATTGTAAAATATCTGCTTTAGATGTTTTTGCGAATAACTTCGGAAAATTAAATTCCATTTCTGCTAGATCTGTCGCATTTTTAATAGTCCCTTTAGCCGAAATTGCAGTTCCTTTTCCCCAAGTAACATTTGCACTAGGAATTGAAATATTGGAAAGATATCCTGAAGCATTAAGGTTTCCGATAAGGACCTTTTTACTGAGTTTCTTTAAATATTCATTTTCTTTTAATTGAGGCTGAAATGTAAAAACCTCATTAACATCAAATTGAAAGGTTGAAATATTGATGTCAATTTTTGAAGTATCAGGTGCAGCAATTAATTGAGATACCGATGGATAACTTAAAGAAGCATTTCCGTTAACACTACTATTATAAGTATCCAAAATCAAATCTTTAACCAAAAGTTCTGTATCTGTAATCTTAACAGCTACTCCTATGTTCTTTAAGTTGAAACCTGAAAATTCGTTAAAATTAGTTTCAGTTATTGTTGCTGAAGCTTCTTTATCTTTAATAAAAATGTTATTTCCTTTTAAAGTAAAAGACTCCAAAACAATGGCGTTAGGATTAAAAACACCTTTTTCAGCTTGAGCATCTCCAACAAAATACTGAATCTTATTTCTTTCAATATTTAGAGCGTCTATATTAAAAGTTATGTTTGGCCATTCAAAAGGTTTGGTTTCCTTGACTATTTCTTCAGCATTACTTGTACTAACTGCATTTACTGCTTTTGTACGAAATAGAATTTTTGAATCCTGTAAACTAAATAAAGAAATATTGATATCGCTATCTACAAGATTTGCCAATGGC from Algibacter sp. L1A34 includes these protein-coding regions:
- a CDS encoding translocation/assembly module TamB, translated to MSVDNENREETPKKKKRFRPLRIFAKIMLGILLFLLLLVLFIRSEWGQGIIVNKAVKYISDKTQTKVVIDKLYITFDGDILLKGLYLDDKKGDTLVYAKSLEADIPLFPIIRGNGIGLESLDLNGLRANVTRKDSISGYNFQFLIDAFAITDTVQKTSKENTKPLELILGELNLKTINVVFNDAVLGIDSYFVFDELLLDMGETNLESMTFKANEIALKNAKIKYHQSPVVEVPNTEPTTMPILALDKFTLENTYVDYQSFGDGMSASLDIADLELRMPLANLVDSDINISLFSLQDSKILFRTKAVNAVSTSNAEEIVKETKPFEWPNITFNIDALNIERNKIQYFVGDAQAEKGVFNPNAIVLESFTLKGNNIFIKDKEASATITETNFNEFSGFNLKNIGVAVKITDTELLVKDLILDTYNSSVNGNASLSYPSVSQLIAAPDTSKIDINISTFQFDVNEVFTFQPQLKENEYLKKLSKKVLIGNLNASGYLSNISIPSANVTWGKGTAISAKGTIKNATDLAEMEFNFPKLFAKTSKADILQFVNEKELGISLPKNVELLAEVKGSPSNMFANAKLKTTHGVATVKGTFKNNERIAFNAVLGIDNYAMGQLLQNEQLGNLSLSINAKGAGRSTNELDAVVDATISSFAFNNYEIKDLKLNGILSNGNGTITSNYKDENINGSIEASVVLDSIATEANVKLNLIGADLQALGLMQRDVRTALILTANFKKNRDGYNASALLENGRVVYDNKTYLVGDLNAKARVRKDSTAFSVKNRIVDFELESNTDPETFSTALQNHVSSYFYRDTIIKDTVKNAVKLKIRGAISEAPLLKEVFLVNIEELDTVNIAVDFDENLRKLQANITAPLINYSGNKIDSLSFSMDTDKDKFIFNFGFKNIKAGPVDIQRTLITGNQVNNELDLGFEAFQNDSTLIQIKSQITGNRERLRFHIIPEDLVIQKKQWNTPETNEIIFNKLNDDYSLDFNDFNFSRNTQSVSFKDDIASISKEHIAVNFQDFKLSEFLNYLNPEEKFAKGKLSGNFIVEDPFGATGIIADLTIKQLNLLDVEMGTLTLDAKSLGGSAYNFNAAIKGAEVDLDLIGDYKASKEDAELNLDLALNRINMKALEGFSLGELTKTSGTLRGNFNVEGTLAAPKYDGEITFDNAALTVKKLNAPFKLINESIVINNEGLRMDTFTVRDAKNNTFMVNGEVGTERFLNPTFNLEVKADNFQMLNASKKDNELVYGQATINADITIKGDLQIPKVNVTASIDENTDITYVLPSTAVNLESREGVVIFVNRKNPDAILTRTQEETATVSGFDIAAKIKVGKNAKVNIIIDENTGDNFQVYGDGDFDFRINPNGNMTLSGIYTAAGGHYEMNLYNLVNRKFELVSGSKITWSGDPFDADLDVKALYNVDASASSLMASVTSGSDPSVSQRFKQVLPFEVYLNIDGELTAPVINFNLDMPEDEQGAISGLVYGKVQELNSDEAELNKQIFSLLVLNRFYPEAGSDGSNGGVASIARDNINDALADQLNVFSDKLLGDTGLELDFGLDSYTDYQGDSPEERTQLDIAAQKKLFDDRLIVRVGSAVDLEGSSSSTETTPLVGNVSLEYLLTENGRYRLKGFRRNEYENVIDGQTIVSGIALIFTQEFNQFKDLWDDMLRSKSKKEEAKKLKEKEAEEKLNNALGDTIKETPTPENNKTIKE